ATGCAGAACTAATCCGGCCGCATAGAAAAGTGACGTCCCGAACCAAACACCCACAAGACGAGCGGACACGGGCAGGTTACTACCGACAAAAAGAGCCGCCGCTGCAACCATCAGCAAACTCGCCACATATAACGTGATGTTGATGTTCTGTGTCTCGCGCTTATTCTTTACAGCCGCAGTTGCCTTTGGACCCAGAGGTGGCGCTGGTATCTGCGGGGCGTGGGACACGCGAGGTGGCTGTTGACCGCCCGGCAATCCTCGTGGCGGGAAGTTCTGGTTCCGGCCCTGAGCAGGATCGCTCACGAACGGCGGTTGGGCTGGAGGCTTGAGGTGCGCCGAGAGTGCGGAATGATCGGGCCATGCCACAGCTTCCGGATCGCGCGGTCTTGGAGTTGGTGGGTTGGTAGCCGCGGGTGGGGCAACAATCCGCCGCTCATGTGCGCTAACCCCTGACGGGGCTGCTACTGATGCTGGTTGTGCCGCTACGGCATCTCGCCACCCGGCCAAGTGACCCGCCAAGTAGCCCTGGCGATAGGCCTGATCAAGAGCTGGGCGCTCTGGCGCAGATGCCGGTACGCCAGGCTGCTGATTCTCACTCATGTAACTCCCTTACTGATGGCGAACTCCCAGTTTAGGCTACCAAGGACGCAGAAAAGCCATTTACTCCATCAAATAGCGATAATTACATTTTTCCTGTTTTTCACCACGTCAGAGCGGCCCAACTCATTAGTGTAGAAAGTGGTGTTGTTACGAAAGCTCCGATCCAGCCGATACAACAAGTCTGCGAGAATGCTCCCCTGCCCCGAACCTGCGCCAGAACGCAAAGAAGGGCCCCAGCCAAAGCTGGGACCCTTCTTCACAAAAACCAAATAGTCAAAAACTACTTGACGATTTTGGTGACACGACCTGAACCAACGGTACGGCCGCCTTCGCGAATAGCGAAGCCGAGGCCTTCTTCCATGGCGATCGGCTGAATCAGCACAACCGACATTTCGGTGTTGTCGCCAGGCATAACCATTTCCGTGCCCTCAGGCAAGGTGATGACGCCGGTAACATCCGTTGTACGGAAGTAGAACTGCGGGCGGTAGTTGGAGTAGAACGGGTTGTGACGCCCGCCCTCATCCTTGGCCAAAATGTAGACGTTGGCTTCGAAATCAGTGTGCGGGGTAATGGAACCCGGCTTCACGATAACCTGTCCACGCTCTACGTCTTCGCGCTTGATACCGCGAAGCAGCAGACCACAGTTCTCGCCGGCCCAAGCCTCGTCGAGCTGCTTGTGGAACATTTCAATACCGGTAACCGTGGTCTTCTGGACCGGACGGATTCCGACGATCTCAATTTCAGAGTTGATCTTGAGAGTTCCACGCTCGGCGCGGCCCGTAACAACGGTGCCACGGCCGGTGATGGTGAATACATCTTCAACCGGCATCAAGAACGGCTTGTCCTTGTCGCGGATGGGGTCCGGAACGTTGTTATCCACTGCATCCATCAAGTCCTCAACGGACTTGACCCATACGGGATCGCCTTCCAAAGCCTTCAAGCCGGAGACGCGCACAACAGGTGCCTCGTCGCCATCGAAGCCCTGTGAGGAGAGCAGTTCGCGAACTTCCATTTCGACCAAGTCGAGGAGTTCTTCATCGTCAACCATGTCCGACTTGTTCAGTGCGACCAGCAGGTAGGGAACGCCTACCTGGCGGGCCAACAGAACGTGCTCGCGAGTCTGGGCCATCGGGCCGTCAGTCGCAGCAACCACCAGGATAGCGCCGTCCATCTGCGCAGCACCGGTGATCATGTTCTTGATGTAGTCAGCGTGACCGGGAGCGTCTACGTGTGCGTAGTGGCGCTTTTCGGTCTGGTACTCAACGTGGGAGATGTTGATCGTGATTCCACGCTGCTTCTCCTCGGGAGCCGAGTCGATAGTAGCGAAATCACGC
This genomic window from Arthrobacter sp. TMP15 contains:
- the tuf gene encoding elongation factor Tu, with the translated sequence MAKAKFERTKPHVNIGTIGHVDHGKTTLTAAISKVLFDKYPDLNEARDFATIDSAPEEKQRGITINISHVEYQTEKRHYAHVDAPGHADYIKNMITGAAQMDGAILVVAATDGPMAQTREHVLLARQVGVPYLLVALNKSDMVDDEELLDLVEMEVRELLSSQGFDGDEAPVVRVSGLKALEGDPVWVKSVEDLMDAVDNNVPDPIRDKDKPFLMPVEDVFTITGRGTVVTGRAERGTLKINSEIEIVGIRPVQKTTVTGIEMFHKQLDEAWAGENCGLLLRGIKREDVERGQVIVKPGSITPHTDFEANVYILAKDEGGRHNPFYSNYRPQFYFRTTDVTGVITLPEGTEMVMPGDNTEMSVVLIQPIAMEEGLGFAIREGGRTVGSGRVTKIVK